One Kineococcus radiotolerans SRS30216 = ATCC BAA-149 DNA window includes the following coding sequences:
- the ngg gene encoding N-acetylglutaminylglutamine synthetase, with amino-acid sequence MSSRSWQRPPTWLTSGMARDVVLDMGWGRLVFGQTFTDQRDVVDALRAEETGERDIAMYVRDPQVLVGLAPHELFMDPSLTFRLPLTRYRAPRDRNPDVFVRMVRDRAELEEVNRIYATCGMVTSDADVMWANHRTRTFTYLVAEDTRTREVVGTVTGVDHVLAFGDPDQGASLWCLAADPQAAPRGVGEALVRTLAERYVARGRAVLDLSVLHDNAGAIALYRRLGFRPAPPVVVKRKNPINRPLFSPQPAGLAALNPYARIIADEALRRGVRVEVTDAPSGEMRLTHAGRSLLTRESLSELTSAVAMSRCDDKRVTRRLLAARGVRVPEAVELGADPLHDEAGLAACEELAARTGPVVVKPARGEQGKGITVGVGGGEDLRRAVAEAASHCPDVLVEELVRGQDLRIVVIDHEVVAAAVRRPAAVIGTGDDDIATLVTRQSRRREAATRGESSIPLDDTTRAVVADAGFALDDVLPRGQRLEVRRTANLHTGGTIDDVTDDLHPQLVEAAVAASRAIGIPVTGLDLLVPDVAGPDHVVIEANERPGLANHAPRPTAERFLDLLFPETRRQGA; translated from the coding sequence ATCTCCAGCCGCAGCTGGCAGCGGCCGCCGACCTGGCTCACCTCCGGGATGGCCCGCGACGTCGTCCTCGACATGGGGTGGGGCCGCCTGGTCTTCGGCCAGACGTTCACCGACCAGCGCGACGTCGTCGACGCCCTGCGCGCGGAGGAGACCGGCGAGCGCGACATCGCCATGTACGTGCGCGACCCGCAGGTCCTCGTGGGCCTGGCCCCGCACGAGCTCTTCATGGACCCCTCCCTGACCTTCCGGCTGCCGCTGACCCGCTACCGCGCCCCGCGCGACCGCAACCCGGACGTGTTCGTGCGGATGGTCCGCGACCGCGCGGAGCTGGAGGAGGTCAACCGCATCTACGCCACCTGCGGGATGGTGACCTCCGACGCCGACGTCATGTGGGCCAACCACCGCACCCGCACGTTCACCTACCTGGTCGCCGAGGACACCCGCACCCGCGAGGTCGTGGGGACGGTGACGGGGGTCGACCACGTCCTGGCCTTCGGCGACCCCGACCAGGGCGCCAGCCTGTGGTGCCTGGCCGCGGACCCGCAGGCCGCCCCGCGGGGGGTGGGGGAGGCGCTGGTGCGCACCCTGGCGGAGCGCTACGTCGCCCGCGGGCGCGCGGTGCTGGACCTGTCGGTGCTGCACGACAACGCCGGGGCCATCGCGCTGTACCGCCGGCTGGGTTTCCGCCCCGCGCCGCCGGTCGTGGTCAAGCGCAAGAACCCCATCAACCGGCCGCTGTTCTCCCCGCAGCCGGCGGGGCTGGCCGCGCTGAACCCCTACGCGCGGATCATCGCCGACGAGGCGCTGCGCCGGGGGGTGCGCGTGGAGGTGACCGACGCGCCCAGCGGGGAGATGCGCCTGACCCACGCGGGGCGCTCGCTGCTGACCCGGGAGTCGCTCTCGGAGCTGACCAGCGCGGTCGCCATGTCGCGCTGCGACGACAAGCGCGTCACCCGGCGGCTGCTGGCCGCCCGGGGGGTGCGGGTCCCCGAGGCCGTGGAGCTCGGCGCGGACCCGCTGCACGACGAGGCGGGGCTCGCGGCCTGCGAGGAGCTCGCGGCCCGCACCGGTCCCGTCGTGGTGAAACCCGCGCGGGGCGAGCAGGGCAAGGGCATCACCGTCGGGGTCGGCGGCGGGGAGGACCTGCGGCGCGCCGTCGCGGAGGCCGCCTCGCACTGCCCCGACGTGCTGGTCGAGGAGCTCGTCCGCGGGCAGGACCTGCGCATCGTCGTCATCGACCACGAGGTCGTCGCCGCGGCCGTGCGGCGCCCCGCGGCCGTCATCGGCACCGGCGACGACGACATCGCGACCCTGGTGACCCGGCAGAGCCGGCGGCGCGAGGCCGCCACCCGCGGCGAGTCCAGCATCCCCCTGGACGACACGACGCGGGCCGTCGTTGCCGACGCCGGGTTCGCCCTGGACGACGTCCTGCCCCGGGGGCAGCGGCTGGAGGTGCGCCGCACGGCGAACCTGCACACCGGCGGCACCATCGACGACGTCACCGACGACCTGCACCCGCAGCTGGTGGAGGCCGCCGTCGCGGCGAGCCGGGCCATCGGCATCCCCGTCACCGGGCTGGACCTCCTGGTGCCCGACGTCGCCGGTCCCGACCACGTGGTCATCGAGGCCAACGAGCGCCCCGGGCTGGCCAACCACGCCCCCCGCCCGACCGCGGAGCGGTTCCTGGACCTGCTCTTCCCCGAGACCCGGCGGCAGGGGGCCTGA
- a CDS encoding S9 family peptidase has protein sequence MSDEPLDPTPGPALALADELVGAWGSWRPTMTPDARRVAFVSDRSDLPQLWVQDVVLDGPAPPARRIHLSEDPVVSVSWAADSRWLACAVAAGGGVRTEVWVVRPDGTDARRIAGEAHEHAELGPWTRSGHRVVVTFPATGGKPSRAFLGDPATGRLDPLAEGGLLHVLDVSQEERFLVVVDGERGQQFAVVVDRLIDEHQPLLPHGATGSTDVALLRPAPAGDTGPVYVYLASDVGLPRRQLLGMPFGPNGYRGEAQTLAARDDAELEFVDGDDAGTLLLLVWNVAGASELELFDTTTRERTPLRGMPGLVATDPVLSRDGRSVVLGVEGPLRPRELWHLDTATGEWTPVTHSSEPPAGDLVVPVLETYPAHDGLTLTGWLYRAAGEGAGAAALYLHGGPEAQERPTFNPLVQALVAAGVTVLAPNVRGSSGFGREFVHADDVEKRRDAFADVLTSAGHLVARGLADPARIAVTGRSYGGYLVLASLAFSPGVFAAGVDICGMSDLTTFYRDTEPWIGAAAVSKYGHPERDRALLEELSPLRRVEAVDVPLLVVHGELDTNVPLGEARQVVAALRELERDVDYLELAGEGHDYRRAESRRQLLHRVVTFLGAHLGTAA, from the coding sequence GTGAGCGACGAACCCCTGGACCCGACCCCCGGTCCCGCCCTGGCCCTGGCCGACGAGCTGGTCGGGGCGTGGGGGAGCTGGCGCCCCACGATGACCCCGGACGCGCGCCGGGTCGCCTTCGTCTCCGACCGCTCCGACCTGCCGCAGCTGTGGGTGCAGGACGTCGTCCTCGACGGCCCGGCCCCGCCCGCGCGGCGGATCCACCTCTCCGAGGACCCCGTGGTGTCGGTGTCGTGGGCGGCGGACAGCCGCTGGCTGGCGTGCGCGGTCGCCGCCGGCGGCGGGGTCCGGACCGAGGTGTGGGTGGTGCGCCCCGACGGCACCGACGCCCGCCGCATCGCCGGCGAGGCCCACGAGCACGCCGAGCTCGGTCCCTGGACGCGCAGCGGGCACCGCGTCGTCGTCACCTTCCCCGCCACCGGGGGGAAACCCTCCCGGGCCTTCCTGGGCGACCCCGCCACCGGCCGGCTGGACCCGCTGGCCGAGGGCGGGCTCCTGCACGTCCTCGACGTGTCCCAGGAGGAGCGGTTCCTCGTCGTCGTCGACGGCGAGCGCGGCCAGCAGTTCGCCGTCGTCGTCGACCGCCTCATCGACGAGCACCAGCCGCTGCTGCCGCACGGCGCGACGGGTTCCACCGACGTCGCCCTGCTGCGCCCGGCCCCCGCCGGCGACACCGGCCCCGTCTACGTCTACCTCGCCTCCGACGTCGGCCTGCCCCGGCGCCAGCTGCTGGGGATGCCGTTCGGCCCCAACGGCTACCGCGGCGAGGCGCAGACCCTCGCCGCCCGCGACGACGCCGAGCTGGAGTTCGTCGACGGCGACGACGCGGGAACCCTGCTGCTGCTGGTGTGGAACGTCGCCGGGGCGAGCGAGCTGGAGCTGTTCGACACCACCACCCGCGAGCGCACCCCGCTGCGGGGGATGCCCGGGCTCGTCGCGACCGACCCGGTGCTCTCCCGCGACGGGCGCAGCGTCGTCCTCGGCGTCGAGGGCCCGCTGCGGCCGCGGGAGCTGTGGCACCTCGACACCGCCACGGGGGAGTGGACGCCCGTCACGCACTCCTCGGAACCCCCCGCGGGCGACCTCGTCGTCCCCGTCCTGGAGACCTACCCCGCCCACGACGGGCTGACCCTCACCGGCTGGCTGTACCGGGCGGCGGGCGAGGGGGCGGGAGCGGCCGCGCTGTACCTGCACGGCGGCCCCGAGGCCCAGGAGCGGCCCACGTTCAACCCCCTGGTCCAGGCCCTCGTCGCCGCGGGCGTCACCGTGCTCGCCCCCAACGTGCGCGGGTCCTCGGGCTTCGGGCGGGAGTTCGTGCACGCCGACGACGTCGAGAAGCGCCGCGACGCCTTCGCCGACGTGCTGACCAGCGCCGGGCACCTCGTGGCGCGGGGACTGGCCGACCCCGCGCGGATCGCGGTCACCGGACGGTCCTACGGCGGGTACCTCGTCCTCGCCTCGCTCGCGTTCTCACCGGGGGTCTTCGCCGCCGGCGTCGACATCTGCGGCATGAGCGACCTCACGACCTTCTACCGCGACACCGAACCCTGGATCGGGGCGGCCGCGGTCAGCAAGTACGGCCACCCCGAGCGCGACCGCGCCCTGCTGGAGGAGCTCTCCCCGCTGCGGCGGGTCGAGGCCGTCGACGTCCCCCTCCTCGTCGTCCACGGCGAGCTGGACACCAACGTCCCCCTCGGGGAGGCCCGCCAGGTCGTCGCCGCGCTGCGGGAGCTGGAGCGCGACGTCGACTACCTGGAGCTGGCCGGGGAGGGGCACGACTACCGGCGCGCGGAGTCGCGCCGGCAGCTGCTGCACCGCGTCGTCACCTTCCTCGGTGCGCACCTGGGCACGGCCGCCTGA
- a CDS encoding N-acetylglutaminylglutamine amidotransferase has translation MCGLCGEVRFDGRAADVAAVQRMSETMAARGPDGEGVWAQGRVAFGHRRLSVIDLSACGAQPMQDPELGLTAVFNGCIYNYPELRAELAGHGYRFTSTSDTEVIVKGYHRWGVDVVDHLVGMFAVVLHERDSGRVVLMRDRLGIKPLYLAETPGRLRFASTLPALLAGGDVDTTIDPVALHHYLSWHAVVPAPRTVLQGVRKLPPATVRVLEADGTSREHRYWAPDHVRREEFAGFSERDWEDAVLESLRTAVRRRTVSDVPVGVLLSGGLDSSLITALLAEQGQTDLATYSIGFESVGGRGGDEFEYSDVIAERFATDHHRIRVSGDELVGALGHAVGAMSEPMVSHDVAAFDLLSQQVSQSIKVVQSGQGADEVFGGYHWYPPLAGLTPQQGVDVYARAFFDRDHAGMAQVLDPRWLTATDVSREFLAEHFARPGADTAVDAALRLDTEVMLVDDPVKRVDNTTMAWGLEARVPFLDHELVELAAAVPPELQLSGGGKGILKRVGYRVIPREVIDRPKGYFPVPAITHLEGKVLGTVKDALTSRAAQDRGLFRPEYVQGLLRDPNGELTPLRGNKLWQLGLLEMWLQQHGIG, from the coding sequence ATGTGCGGTCTCTGCGGTGAAGTCAGGTTCGACGGGCGGGCGGCGGACGTCGCCGCCGTGCAGCGGATGTCCGAGACCATGGCGGCCCGCGGTCCGGACGGCGAGGGCGTCTGGGCGCAGGGGCGGGTGGCCTTCGGGCACCGGCGGCTGTCGGTCATCGACCTGTCGGCCTGCGGGGCGCAGCCCATGCAGGACCCCGAGCTGGGGCTGACCGCCGTCTTCAACGGCTGCATCTACAACTACCCCGAGCTGCGCGCGGAACTCGCCGGGCACGGCTACCGGTTCACCTCGACCTCCGACACCGAGGTCATCGTCAAGGGCTACCACCGGTGGGGCGTCGACGTCGTCGACCACCTGGTCGGGATGTTCGCCGTCGTCCTCCACGAGCGCGACTCCGGGCGCGTGGTCCTCATGCGCGACCGGCTGGGGATCAAGCCGCTCTACCTGGCCGAGACCCCGGGCCGGCTGCGGTTCGCCTCGACGCTGCCCGCGCTGCTGGCCGGGGGCGACGTCGACACCACGATCGACCCGGTCGCCCTGCACCACTACCTCTCCTGGCACGCCGTCGTCCCCGCGCCGCGCACGGTGCTGCAGGGGGTCCGGAAGCTGCCGCCGGCCACCGTGCGGGTCCTCGAGGCGGACGGGACCAGCCGCGAGCACCGCTACTGGGCGCCGGACCACGTGCGCCGCGAGGAGTTCGCGGGGTTCTCCGAACGGGACTGGGAGGACGCGGTCCTGGAGTCGCTGCGGACCGCGGTGCGCCGGCGGACGGTGTCCGACGTGCCCGTGGGGGTCCTGCTCTCCGGCGGGCTGGACTCCAGCCTCATCACCGCGCTGCTGGCCGAGCAGGGGCAGACCGACCTCGCGACCTACTCCATCGGGTTCGAGTCCGTGGGGGGCCGCGGCGGCGACGAGTTCGAGTACTCCGACGTCATCGCCGAGCGGTTCGCGACGGACCACCACCGCATCCGCGTCTCCGGCGACGAGCTCGTCGGGGCCCTCGGGCACGCGGTGGGGGCGATGAGCGAACCGATGGTGAGCCACGACGTGGCCGCCTTCGACCTCCTCTCCCAGCAGGTCTCGCAGAGCATCAAGGTCGTGCAGTCCGGGCAGGGCGCCGACGAGGTGTTCGGCGGGTACCACTGGTACCCGCCGCTGGCCGGGCTCACCCCCCAGCAGGGCGTCGACGTCTACGCGCGGGCGTTCTTCGACCGCGACCACGCCGGGATGGCGCAGGTGCTGGACCCGCGCTGGCTCACCGCCACCGACGTCTCCCGGGAGTTCCTCGCCGAGCACTTCGCCCGGCCCGGCGCCGACACCGCCGTCGACGCGGCGCTGCGCCTGGACACCGAGGTCATGCTCGTCGACGACCCGGTGAAGCGGGTCGACAACACGACGATGGCGTGGGGCCTGGAGGCGCGGGTCCCGTTCCTGGACCACGAGCTCGTCGAGCTCGCCGCGGCGGTCCCGCCGGAGCTGCAGCTGTCCGGGGGCGGCAAGGGGATCCTCAAGCGGGTCGGGTACCGGGTCATCCCGCGCGAGGTCATCGACCGCCCCAAGGGCTACTTCCCGGTGCCGGCCATCACCCACCTGGAGGGGAAGGTGCTGGGGACGGTCAAGGACGCGCTGACCAGCCGGGCGGCGCAGGACCGGGGGCTGTTCCGGCCGGAGTACGTCCAGGGCCTGCTGCGCGACCCCAACGGGGAACTGACCCCGTTGCGCGGCAACAAGCTCTGGCAGCTCGGTCTGCTCGAGATGTGGTTGCAGCAGCACGGCATCGGCTGA
- a CDS encoding osmoprotectant NAGGN system M42 family peptidase, with protein sequence MNARTNAQPPATTPREVDLPVDVEYLTSTLMELLRIPSPSGRTDAVMQVVGTHVDALGLSFDLTRRGILRATLPGATDAVKRAVVVHADTIGLMVKQVKDSGRLEVVPVGSHSARFAEGAHVTIFTDDFDRVYTGTVLPLKSSGHTFGDEIDTQGVGWDQVEVRIDEPVESARDVAALGVEVGDFVALDAAPQLTRGGYVKSRHLDDKAGLAACLAALKALHDADVPLAVTAQFLVTIGEEVGFGATHGLAPDVAELVAVDNAVVAAGQNSREELVSIGMLDMTGPFDYHLSRRLHSLARAHGIPAVRDVYRHYRSDAAPALEAGIEARHALLGFGLDSSHGHERAHVDGLVALARLLVVYLQSGLTFDDWDQAEAGPLADFPSTSVQPAEPEPVDRTVLPD encoded by the coding sequence ATGAACGCGCGAACGAACGCCCAGCCCCCCGCGACGACGCCGCGGGAGGTCGACCTCCCCGTCGACGTCGAGTACCTGACGAGCACCCTCATGGAGCTGCTGCGCATCCCGAGCCCCTCGGGGCGCACCGACGCCGTCATGCAGGTCGTGGGCACCCACGTCGACGCCCTGGGCCTGTCCTTCGACCTGACCCGGCGCGGGATCCTGCGCGCCACCCTGCCCGGGGCCACCGACGCCGTGAAGCGGGCCGTGGTGGTGCACGCCGACACCATCGGGCTGATGGTCAAGCAGGTCAAGGACAGCGGCCGCCTGGAGGTCGTCCCCGTCGGCAGCCACAGCGCCCGCTTCGCCGAGGGCGCGCACGTGACGATCTTCACCGACGACTTCGACCGGGTGTACACCGGCACGGTCCTGCCGCTGAAGAGCAGCGGGCACACCTTCGGCGACGAGATCGACACCCAGGGCGTGGGCTGGGACCAGGTCGAGGTGCGCATCGACGAACCCGTCGAGTCCGCCCGCGACGTCGCCGCCCTCGGCGTCGAGGTCGGGGACTTCGTCGCCCTCGACGCCGCGCCGCAGCTCACCCGCGGCGGGTACGTGAAGTCGCGCCACCTGGACGACAAGGCCGGCCTGGCCGCGTGCCTGGCCGCGCTGAAGGCCCTGCACGACGCCGACGTCCCCCTCGCGGTGACCGCGCAGTTCCTCGTCACCATCGGCGAGGAGGTCGGTTTCGGCGCCACCCACGGGCTGGCCCCCGACGTCGCCGAGCTCGTCGCGGTGGACAACGCCGTCGTCGCGGCCGGGCAGAACTCCCGCGAGGAGCTGGTCAGCATCGGGATGCTCGACATGACCGGCCCCTTCGACTACCACCTGTCCCGGCGGCTGCACTCCCTGGCCCGCGCCCACGGCATCCCCGCGGTGCGCGACGTGTACCGCCACTACCGCTCCGACGCGGCCCCCGCGCTGGAGGCCGGCATCGAGGCCCGCCACGCCCTGCTCGGCTTCGGCCTGGACTCCAGCCACGGTCACGAGCGCGCCCACGTCGACGGCCTCGTCGCCCTGGCCCGCCTGCTCGTGGTGTACCTCCAGAGCGGGCTGACCTTCGACGACTGGGACCAGGCCGAGGCCGGGCCGCTGGCCGACTTCCCCAGCACCAGCGTCCAGCCGGCCGAGCCCGAACCGGTGGACCGCACGGTCCTCCCCGACTGA
- a CDS encoding DNA-formamidopyrimidine glycosylase family protein translates to MPEAHSLHRHARDQRAALAGQVLSVSSPQGRFDATPFDGHRLVDVQAHGKHLLYSFEQAPDVHVHLGMKGIFLRTEDLSLPPRAGTRMRLAGETTAFSLIAPSRCEALDAAARAELLASLGPDPLREGAAAREEAARRLGTARGAVGAAVLDQSVWAGIGNAWRAELLFLAGIDPGRRVDEAEAGRVWDLAVELLPLGVDAGQVVSDPTAPDERWVYKRETCRRCGSPVGTRTVGGRTAYTCPVDQR, encoded by the coding sequence GTGCCCGAGGCGCACTCCCTGCACCGGCACGCCCGCGACCAGCGCGCGGCGCTGGCCGGGCAGGTGCTGTCGGTGAGCAGCCCGCAGGGCAGGTTCGACGCGACCCCCTTCGACGGGCACCGCCTGGTGGACGTGCAGGCCCACGGCAAGCACCTGCTGTACTCCTTCGAGCAGGCGCCCGACGTCCACGTGCACCTGGGGATGAAGGGGATCTTCCTGCGCACCGAGGACCTGTCGCTGCCGCCGCGGGCGGGGACGCGGATGCGCCTGGCGGGGGAGACGACGGCGTTCTCCCTCATCGCCCCCAGCCGGTGCGAGGCGTTGGACGCGGCCGCCCGCGCCGAGCTGCTCGCCTCCCTCGGCCCGGACCCGCTGCGCGAGGGCGCGGCGGCCCGGGAGGAGGCCGCGCGCCGCCTGGGCACCGCCCGCGGCGCGGTGGGCGCCGCGGTCCTGGACCAGTCGGTGTGGGCCGGGATCGGCAACGCCTGGCGCGCGGAGCTGCTCTTCCTCGCCGGGATCGACCCCGGCCGGCGCGTCGACGAGGCCGAGGCGGGCCGGGTGTGGGACCTCGCCGTGGAACTCCTGCCCCTGGGCGTGGACGCCGGTCAGGTCGTCTCCGACCCCACCGCCCCCGACGAGCGCTGGGTCTACAAGCGGGAGACGTGCCGGCGCTGCGGGAGCCCGGTGGGGACCCGGACCGTGGGCGGGCGCACCGCCTACACCTGCCCCGTCGACCAGCGCTGA
- a CDS encoding carboxylate--amine ligase/circularly permuted type 2 ATP-grasp protein gives MGAEMTLGAEEELHLIDLGSGQLSARAPQVLSRLDPASYSAELQRTTVETNTDVVTSLTELREELLRLRKGLVEAAARDGLGVAAVGTAPRSTFTDFELTATGRYGRMQEQYRLLVDEQLICGTQVHVGVSDRDLAVEIMQRVAPSLPVLLALSASSPFWNGQDTGYASIRTTVWQRWPTAGSTGPLESAAQYDELLADLIASGVIGDEKMAYFDVRPSSHAPTLELRVADACPLVDDAVLIAGLFRAGVRAAELDVLAGRPRPQVPSPLHRAGIWQAARGGLSGNLLDGTEHPRPVPAPEAVRALLTRLRPQLEELGDWEEVAELTEATLARGNSADRQRAAFVERGELDDVVRLVVEETRGSAAGEAPATAALRRYRTRAGDEAVGGNARPRPVYREVIEHVRRRGPAGMAAAEAERDAWARERQLAYVVTGPGGLSREPFHVDLVPRVVLPHEWRQLRRGLVQRARAIECFLRDVYGEQRVLRDGVLPRDAVVGAPGWDERATRLPAGAVRAAVAGFDLVRDEHGGWRVLEDNVRDPSGIAYAVAARDVVDAVLPDLPRPGAVLDPATAFEQLRSTLLARARPGTRPVLLSSGPASAAWFEHRKLADGAGLLLAGADDLDVQRGRVLHRPSGDPVGVLYLRLDGALPDLRDGAGRAIGREVFDVAVEGGVVLANAPGNGVADDKAMYRSVPELVNYYLGERPLLESVPTYRLGDEGERRAVLERVGELVTKPVDGYGGRGVLIGPHATAAEVAARRQEIAADPARWVAQEVVRLSSVPSWNSGDRTLQPRHVDLRAFVLVRGTAEADCTLADVALTRVAPEGSLVVNSSRGGGAKDTWILREEDDRPDGRR, from the coding sequence ATGGGTGCGGAGATGACGCTGGGCGCGGAAGAGGAACTGCACCTCATCGACCTCGGGAGCGGGCAGTTGTCCGCCCGCGCCCCGCAGGTCCTGTCCCGGCTCGACCCCGCCTCCTACTCCGCGGAACTGCAGCGCACGACGGTCGAGACCAACACCGACGTGGTGACGTCGCTGACGGAACTGCGCGAGGAACTCCTGCGCCTGCGCAAGGGCCTGGTGGAGGCCGCCGCCCGCGACGGGCTCGGGGTCGCGGCCGTGGGCACGGCCCCCCGTTCGACGTTCACCGACTTCGAGCTCACCGCCACCGGGCGCTACGGGCGCATGCAGGAGCAGTACCGGCTGCTGGTCGACGAGCAGCTCATCTGCGGGACCCAGGTCCACGTCGGCGTCTCCGACCGCGACCTCGCCGTCGAGATCATGCAGCGCGTCGCGCCGAGCCTGCCCGTGCTGCTGGCCCTCTCGGCCAGTTCCCCGTTCTGGAACGGCCAGGACACCGGCTACGCCAGCATCCGCACCACCGTCTGGCAGCGCTGGCCGACCGCGGGCAGCACCGGCCCGCTGGAGTCCGCCGCCCAGTACGACGAACTCCTCGCCGACCTCATCGCCTCCGGGGTGATCGGGGACGAGAAGATGGCGTACTTCGACGTCCGCCCCAGCTCCCACGCCCCCACCCTGGAACTGCGGGTGGCCGACGCCTGCCCGCTCGTCGACGACGCCGTGCTGATCGCCGGGTTGTTCCGCGCCGGGGTCCGGGCCGCGGAGCTCGACGTGCTCGCGGGCCGGCCCCGGCCGCAGGTGCCGAGCCCGCTGCACCGGGCCGGGATCTGGCAGGCGGCCCGCGGCGGCCTGTCGGGGAACCTGCTCGACGGGACCGAGCACCCCCGCCCCGTCCCCGCCCCCGAGGCGGTCCGGGCCCTGCTGACCCGGTTGCGCCCCCAGCTGGAGGAACTCGGCGACTGGGAGGAGGTGGCCGAGCTGACCGAGGCCACCCTCGCCCGCGGGAACTCCGCCGACCGCCAGCGCGCGGCGTTCGTCGAGCGCGGCGAGCTGGACGACGTGGTGCGCCTCGTCGTGGAGGAGACCCGCGGGTCCGCCGCCGGGGAGGCGCCCGCCACCGCCGCCCTGCGCCGCTACCGGACCCGGGCCGGCGACGAGGCCGTGGGGGGCAACGCCCGGCCCCGGCCGGTGTACCGGGAGGTCATCGAGCACGTCCGCCGGCGGGGCCCGGCCGGGATGGCCGCCGCCGAGGCCGAGCGCGACGCCTGGGCCCGCGAGCGGCAGCTGGCCTACGTCGTCACCGGCCCGGGGGGCCTGAGCCGGGAACCCTTCCACGTCGACCTCGTCCCGCGCGTGGTCCTGCCCCACGAGTGGCGGCAGCTGCGCCGCGGGCTGGTGCAGCGCGCCCGCGCGATCGAGTGCTTCCTGCGCGACGTCTACGGCGAGCAGCGCGTCCTGCGCGACGGGGTGCTGCCCCGCGACGCCGTCGTCGGCGCCCCGGGCTGGGACGAGCGGGCGACCCGGTTGCCGGCCGGCGCCGTGCGCGCGGCGGTGGCGGGTTTCGACCTCGTGCGCGACGAGCACGGCGGCTGGCGGGTGCTGGAGGACAACGTCCGCGACCCCAGCGGCATCGCCTACGCCGTGGCTGCGCGCGACGTGGTGGACGCCGTCCTGCCCGACCTGCCGCGGCCGGGGGCGGTGCTGGACCCGGCGACGGCGTTCGAGCAGCTGCGCTCCACGCTGCTGGCCCGCGCCCGCCCGGGGACGCGCCCGGTGCTGCTGTCCAGCGGTCCCGCCAGCGCGGCCTGGTTCGAGCACCGCAAGCTCGCCGACGGGGCGGGGTTGCTGCTCGCCGGCGCCGACGACCTCGACGTGCAGCGCGGCCGCGTCCTGCACCGCCCGTCCGGCGACCCCGTCGGCGTGCTCTACCTGCGCCTGGACGGCGCGCTCCCGGACCTGCGCGACGGCGCCGGGCGCGCGATCGGGCGGGAGGTCTTCGACGTGGCCGTCGAGGGCGGGGTGGTGCTCGCCAACGCCCCCGGCAACGGCGTCGCCGACGACAAGGCCATGTACCGCTCGGTGCCGGAACTCGTCAACTACTACCTCGGGGAACGACCGCTGCTGGAGTCGGTGCCGACCTACCGGCTCGGCGACGAGGGGGAGCGCCGCGCGGTCCTGGAACGGGTGGGGGAACTCGTGACGAAACCCGTCGACGGCTACGGCGGGCGGGGGGTCCTCATCGGTCCCCACGCCACGGCCGCGGAGGTCGCCGCCCGGCGGCAGGAGATCGCGGCCGACCCCGCGCGCTGGGTGGCGCAGGAGGTCGTGCGGTTGTCCTCGGTGCCCAGCTGGAACTCCGGGGACCGCACGCTGCAACCGCGCCACGTGGACCTGCGGGCCTTCGTGCTCGTCCGGGGCACCGCCGAGGCCGACTGCACCCTCGCCGACGTCGCCCTCACCCGGGTCGCCCCCGAGGGCAGCCTCGTCGTGAACTCCTCCCGCGGCGGGGGCGCCAAGGACACCTGGATCCTGCGCGAGGAGGACGACCGCCCGGACGGGCGCCGCTGA